The stretch of DNA TGCAGGTCACGAAGGGCGGAGTGCTTCTTGACATCGGCCAGGTTCTGTTCGGGAATGGAGAACGTCACATAGATGGGTGCGATCTGGTTGATCATCGTGAGCGGGATGTCGTTCGCCTTGATGACGTTGCCCGCATTGACGAGCACGGAGCCTGCCCGTCCGTTGAGGGGCGATTTGATCGTACAGTACTCCAGCTGCAGCCGTGCATTCTCCACATTCGCCTTGTCAGCCTCGACTGCCGCGGCCAGCGCGTCGGCATTGGCACGGAGCTGTTCATACTGGTCGCGGGACACATAGTCCTTCTCGACCAGGATCGCATACCGTTTGGCCTGTTCCTCGGCGTTCCGTGCCTGCGCCGCGTCGCGCGCCAGAGACCCCTCGGCCTGCTTCAGCGCCGCGATATAGGGACGGGCGTCTATTTTAAAGAGCAGGTCGCCCTTTTTGACGTCCTGCCCTTCCTGGAAATAGACGCCCTCCACCTCGCCGCCCACGAGGGCCTTGATCTGCACGGAACTATAGGCCTCGGCGTTCCCGATGGTCCTGATCTGCAGCGGAACATCTTTCTGGTCCGCATTCTCGGCGACCACCGGTACGGTGCGCGGCATCTGCCTGCTGTTCCCGGATGAGCAGGCGGCGAGAAGAACAACACACAGCACGCATGCCAGGTTCATCGGGGACCGGGCAAATTTTACTGGTCTTATCATCATCAATCCTTTCACGACCGCGGGAAGCTGTATTTCGGCGCTCAGCCTCGTTATCGAGCGCCCATTGCCCTCTCGATGCTTGCCTGCGCTATCTTGTAATTGGACAGGGCGCTGGTATAGTTCGCCTGGGCGGTGACATAGGTGGCGAACGCATCGGAGACCTCGATGGGACTCCCCACGCCGGCTGTATATCTGCCGTTTGCGAGATCAAGGTTCTCTTTTGCCTGTGTGGCGGCGAGCTCGGCGGTCGATATACTGGCCTCCGCTGCCTGCAGGTTCAAGTATGCCTGGCGGACATCAAGCAGTATCTGCTGCCGTAACGACTCTTCATTCGCCTTGAGGACATAAAGATTGGACTTGGCCTCTGCCACCTGATGACTGGTCAAAAACCCGCTGAACAGGGGTATGGTTACTGCCACACCAATCTGCCAGCCGCGATCGAGTCCGCCATGTTGGAGTGCACTGGGTGGCACGTCCTGTGCTCCCTCGAGGTAGCTGGCATTTCCTGATAAAACAGGATAATGTCCCGAGCTTGCAAGACTGATATTGGCCTCCGCCGCCTGTCTTTTCGCAATAACCGACTGCAGGTCGGGCCTGTTTTCAAAGGCCCTCGTTGTTGCTTCTTCCTGGGTTATCGCATATTGCTGGAATGAGAGGTTGTCCTCAATGGTGAACTCAGGTGGGTCAGGGACCCCCATCGCAGTGTTCAGTGTCACCCAGGCTATTTTGAGCGCATTCTCGGCATTAATGAGGCTGAGCTTGGCATTGCTCAGGTCGACCTCTGCCTTGATCACGTCGATTCTCGCTTTCGTCCCGACTTCGTAAAAACCTTTTGCCTGGTCGAGATGGAGCTGAAATTGTTTAATGACATCCGCGGCCACGTCCCTGTTCCTTCTGGCTTGAAGCACCCCGTAATACGCCTGTTTAACGCTCAGGATTATTGTATCCTGGGAGGTGTTAAGGTCTGAGCGTGAAGATTCGAAATTAAACTTCGAAACATCGACTGATGACGATGTCTTTCCGAAATCGTAGATATTCTGGTTGAGGTCAACACTGGCCGTATACTCGTTAAATCTATTCCGGATACCGAGAGGAGCAGCCGCCGTTCCGGGCACAGCGTTGATCCTGTTATATGCTCCCGTAGCACTCACCTGCGGATAATAGTTCGCTCGGGCTTCGCCTACCCTGCTCTGATTGACATCCACCGTGTTCGCCGCAGCCACGATGCTGGGGTTTTTTTTGAGCGCGATATCGATGCACTTGACGAGCGTCAGCATCTCACCCTGCGCGATCATGCCCCCGCCCGTTCGATCGATCGCTGCCGTTGTTTCGGGTTGCCTGGCCGGCGGTGCGGCAGTCTCTGCGGCGGGGAGTTGCAGCGGATATGCCGCCAAAAACAGGATTGCAACGACAGAAATGATGATCAGTTTCTTTGGATTGTTCAAGATCATAATGGTTTCCCTCGCGGCGATATTATTCGTTCACTCCATGGCTGAAGATCTCGATGATCTCCCGCACCTGCTTCTCCATTGATTTTTTTTTCATACCCGAAGACCGCATGATTTCCTCGGACCGGAAATAAGAGATCAGGACCCACAAGAACACCTTGGCTGCAGTTTCCGGAGATAATTCCTTCTTAAGTATTCCTTTCTCCTGCAGCGAGGAAAAGTACTCTGCCAGCGTGTCCCTCATTGCGTCCACGAATTTATTGTACACGTTCTTGATCTTCTCAGGGTAGATCGTGACCTCGGAATACATGATCTTTATCATGGCCTTTCGCTCTTTCAGGGACAGAAGAAATCGTGTCGCGATCATGGCCAGTGCTTCATCGCTGTCCATGCTGCCGAGCTCAGGCAGCAGTTCCTTCAGCTGGGGAAGGAAGGTGTAGGTCTTCAAAAGCTCTTCGAACAGCATTTCCTTCGACCCGAAATGACGGAAAAGGGTTAATTCGGTCACGCCAGCCTCCTGCGAGATCTCCCTCGTGGTGGCGCCAAGGTAGCCCTTTTCCGAGATCAGTTTCAGGGTGGCTTCCAGCAGATGCCGCCTGGTGTTTGTGGTCTTTTTCATGGCCCTTTCGCGTAATTGTAAGTGCGCACTTACATTATCTCAGGCCCCCGGCGAAGTCAAGAAAATTCATCCAGTTCGACGATTTTCCCCTTGCCAACCCTCCGCGCTTATGGTAAGGTACGCCTGCTTTTTGCGTGTATTACATGATCCGGAGGATATCGAAATGGCTGGTACCTGTGACATCTGCGGCAAGGGCGGGCTGAGCGGCAACAAAGTGAGCCATGCCAACAACAAGTCCAAGAAGCTTTCAAAGCCCAACATCCAGAGCATTCGGGCGGTAGGACCGCATGGCTCCCACGTGCGCATGCACGTGTGCACGCGCTGCATCCGTTCCGGCAAGGTGAAGAAAGTCAGCTAGGCACTCGATGAGGGCCCGTAGCCGGTTGGCCGGGGCCCTCATGTCATTCACCCCGGGACCGCTTTTTTGTACCTGCCTTCCCCCCTCTTTCTCCCCTATTTTCAACCGCCCAGCGACACCGCATTCGGAACCCTGGTATAATACGAGAGGGCCGTCCGAACGGTCCCTCGACCCGCGTCTGTACCTGCAAAATTACACAAGTGCAAGAATTAAAATTAAAATTTGAAGTTGACACGTCTTCTTTAACTGTACTAATATGGCTCACATAAAAAACAGTTTTAACGTGTCGCAACGATTGCTGGTTGCCGTGCAGATCAAGAAAAGAAGGAGGTGCCCCGACAGAAATTAAGTGACCGGACTCAGAGCTGGATTTGGTGAACACGAACGACAGTTGTTCATAAATAAACGTTGCACTTAAAAGGGGAGGAAGAACTATGAGTTTCAAGAAGAGCGCATTAGTGGTTTTTGTGGTTCTCGGCGTGGCCTGCCTTGTCTTTGGCGTCCAGGCTGCAACGGGTCTGAAGGGAACGGTCTATATCGCCGGTCACGGGGGCCATCTGGCCATCGTTGATCTGGCTACGCTGAACCCGCCGACTGACATCGAAAAGGACAGGATCGTCCTGACCGAAGCCGGCTCCGAAATGGAAGGCAAGATCGCGGGCATGGACTTCGAGCAGACCAAGAAGGGCGGCGGCTCTCATGGAAGCGCGATCGTGGGCGGCAAACTGTACGCCGGCCTGCTGAACGGCAAGGTCATCGTTGTCGATATGAAGACCCGCAAGAAAATCGAGACCCTGGACGTCGGCAAGAAGTTCTGTGACGCGGTCGTCGGTCCGGACGGCAACATCTACTTCGAAGACATGGCTGACGGGAATGTCTATGTGTGGGATCCCAAGGGCATGAAGACTGTGGACAAGATGCCGGTGGGCAAGGCCGTATGCGGCATCGCCTGGACCAAGGGCCTCGATAAGGCTTATGTCTCCGACATGCCCCTTGGCGTGATCTATGTGCTCGACTGGAAGACGAAGAAGACGATCAAGGAGATCAAGGACCCGGCAATGACCTTCATCCACCAGATCCGCATGGCGCCTGACCAGAAGCATCTCTGGGTGACGGCCCCGAACGAATTCGGCCCCGGTCTCTCCGCCCGGACCCAGAAGCCTCAGATCGTGATCATCGACACCAAGACGGATGCCGTTTCCGAGCACGTCGTGCTTCCCGATGATGTCAATCTCCATGACGTGAAGTTCAGCCCCGACGGGAAGACCGCGCTGATCACGGCCAGGACCTACGGCGATGACAGCCTCCTGGTGATCATGGATGCGAAGACCCACAAGATCGAGAAGAGGGTCTCCGTCTGCGCGTCCTGCCATAAGCCGAACGGCATCACCGTTGGCATGGACAAGGGATCTCCGCTCCTCTGCGGTATGGCTGTTGACTGGCAGAAATAATTCCTGTATAATATATCGAGCGTTGAATGAACGCCGGGGAGTGATGAGCT from Nitrospirota bacterium encodes:
- a CDS encoding cytochrome D1 domain-containing protein, which gives rise to MSFKKSALVVFVVLGVACLVFGVQAATGLKGTVYIAGHGGHLAIVDLATLNPPTDIEKDRIVLTEAGSEMEGKIAGMDFEQTKKGGGSHGSAIVGGKLYAGLLNGKVIVVDMKTRKKIETLDVGKKFCDAVVGPDGNIYFEDMADGNVYVWDPKGMKTVDKMPVGKAVCGIAWTKGLDKAYVSDMPLGVIYVLDWKTKKTIKEIKDPAMTFIHQIRMAPDQKHLWVTAPNEFGPGLSARTQKPQIVIIDTKTDAVSEHVVLPDDVNLHDVKFSPDGKTALITARTYGDDSLLVIMDAKTHKIEKRVSVCASCHKPNGITVGMDKGSPLLCGMAVDWQK
- a CDS encoding TolC family protein; this encodes MLTLVKCIDIALKKNPSIVAAANTVDVNQSRVGEARANYYPQVSATGAYNRINAVPGTAAAPLGIRNRFNEYTASVDLNQNIYDFGKTSSSVDVSKFNFESSRSDLNTSQDTIILSVKQAYYGVLQARRNRDVAADVIKQFQLHLDQAKGFYEVGTKARIDVIKAEVDLSNAKLSLINAENALKIAWVTLNTAMGVPDPPEFTIEDNLSFQQYAITQEEATTRAFENRPDLQSVIAKRQAAEANISLASSGHYPVLSGNASYLEGAQDVPPSALQHGGLDRGWQIGVAVTIPLFSGFLTSHQVAEAKSNLYVLKANEESLRQQILLDVRQAYLNLQAAEASISTAELAATQAKENLDLANGRYTAGVGSPIEVSDAFATYVTAQANYTSALSNYKIAQASIERAMGAR
- a CDS encoding efflux RND transporter periplasmic adaptor subunit, with protein sequence MMIRPVKFARSPMNLACVLCVVLLAACSSGNSRQMPRTVPVVAENADQKDVPLQIRTIGNAEAYSSVQIKALVGGEVEGVYFQEGQDVKKGDLLFKIDARPYIAALKQAEGSLARDAAQARNAEEQAKRYAILVEKDYVSRDQYEQLRANADALAAAVEADKANVENARLQLEYCTIKSPLNGRAGSVLVNAGNVIKANDIPLTMINQIAPIYVTFSIPEQNLADVKKHSALRDLHIEAIIPGDEKRPAQGALTFIDNAVNTATGTIKLKGTFENRDRRLWPGQFMDVVMTLTTEPNRVLVPSQAVQAGQQGPYVYVVKNDMTAELRVVKPGRAYQNWTIIEQGVAAGEKVVTDGQLRLTPGSRVELKNEKEHRELATEAQNTQKTREQGTNTQAPKGK
- a CDS encoding TetR/AcrR family transcriptional regulator encodes the protein MKKTTNTRRHLLEATLKLISEKGYLGATTREISQEAGVTELTLFRHFGSKEMLFEELLKTYTFLPQLKELLPELGSMDSDEALAMIATRFLLSLKERKAMIKIMYSEVTIYPEKIKNVYNKFVDAMRDTLAEYFSSLQEKGILKKELSPETAAKVFLWVLISYFRSEEIMRSSGMKKKSMEKQVREIIEIFSHGVNE
- the rpmB gene encoding 50S ribosomal protein L28 produces the protein MAGTCDICGKGGLSGNKVSHANNKSKKLSKPNIQSIRAVGPHGSHVRMHVCTRCIRSGKVKKVS